Below is a genomic region from Methylobacterium sp. FF17.
GGCATCAAGCACGGCGTCCGCAAGATCAACATCGATACCGACAACCGCATGGCGATGACCGGGCAGATCCGGAAGATCCTGGCCGAAAACAAGGCCGAGTTCGATCCGCGCAAGTACCTCAAGCCTGCGATGGAGGCGATGACGAAGCTGTGCCGCCAGCGCTTCGAGGAGTTCGGCACCGCAGGCCAGGGCTCGAAGATCCGCCCTGTTTCCGTCGCGACCATGGCCAAGCGCTACGCCAACGGCTCCCTCGACCCAAAGATCGGCACCGCCGGCTGACGGCGCGTAGAAGGACCCCGCATGTCGGAACCCCGTACCCGCCTCGCCCTGCTCAGTCCCTATCGGGTCGAGGCTGGTGATTCCGATGCCCTGGCGGTCGCGATCACGGCGGCCTGTGCCGCCGGTGACGTCGCCGCCCTGATCTTGCGTCTAGCCCCGTCCGACGAGCGAAGCCTCGTGAACTTGGTCAAGCGCCTAGCGCCGGCCGCGCAGGCCACGGGTGCGGCCGTACTGGTCTCCTGTGGGGGCTTTGCAGGCGATCTGGTCAGCGTGTCCGCGCGGGGTGGGGCGGATGGTGTTCATGTCGACAAGCCGAAGGAAGGCGTCTTGCGCGAATTGCGTGAGCGCCTCGACGACGGGCGTATCCTCGGGGCCGGAGGGCATGAGCAGCGCCACGCCGCGATGGAGGCTGGCGAAGCGGGTGCGGACTACGTCATGTTCGGTGGCTTCTATGCCGACGGTGTTTCGCCCGACCCGGAGACCGTGATCGACCGGGCCACTTGGTGGACCGAGATCTTCGAGACACCCTGCATCGCTGTCGCGCATACGGCCGAAGAGATCGCGCCGCTCCTCGCGACGGGCGCTGAGTTCCTGGGGCTCGAAAGCACGCTCTGGATCGGCGAGGGCGCTGACGTTGCCGGAATTCAGGCGCAGGTTGCCGCGGCCCGCGAGGCGAATTCGTGAGGGGGGCGCTTGGCGTTCTCTTGGTTGCCGTCTGCGCGAGCGGGGCGCATGCCGCGACAACGCTTTCGCCGGACTCGGCCAAGCCGGTCACTCGGGAGGTATTCAAGGCTCCCATGAGGGAGCTGCCGACCCCCTACACACCGAACGCCATGCGCCTCGTACCGCCCGCCGGCAAGCCCGGCGATAAGCCGGTGGACACAGCGTTCGGTGCCTATCAGCGCGGACAGTATACCACCGCCTTCCGTGAGGCGACGAAACGGATCGCTGCGGACGCCAAGGACGCGGCGGCCATGACCCTGCTTGGTGAGCTCTACAATCAGGGCCTTGGCATCAAGCAGGATCCGGTCAAGGCCGCCGAGTGGTACCGCCTCGCGGCGGCGCAGGGGGACGTCCACGCCATGGCCTCCTTGGGCTTGATGTCCATCGACGGGCGCGGGGGTGCCAAGGACATGAAAGCCGGTCGGCAATGGCTTGAGAAGGCCGCCGACAAGGGGGACGGTACGGCGGCCTACAACCTCGCACTGATCTTGCTGGGTACTGGCACCGAGCCGGACCAAGCCCGCGCTGCGACCCTATTCCATAAGGCAGCCGAGGGCGAGATCGGGGCGGCGCAGCATGATCTCGGTGTGCTCTACCTGCAGGGCCGCGGTGTGCCGAAGGATGCGTCTCAAGCCGCCGAGTGGTTCCGGCGTGCGGCGGACAATGGCGATCTGGCGGGTGAGGTCGAATTCGCGATTCTGCTCTTCAACGGCACCGGCCTGCCGAAGGACGAAGCCCGGGCCGCGCGCTACTTCCTCCACGCGGCGGCCCGCGGCAACGCCATTGCGCAGAATCGGGCCGCCCGCCTCTTCGTGGTCGGGCGCGGCGTTCAGAAGAACATGGTCGAGGCCGCTGCCTGGAACCTTGCGGCCTCGGCACAGGGATTGTCCGACGGCTGGCTCGACGACAACCTGAAGGCTCTGACCCCCGACGAGCGCACCCGCGCCGAGGCCCTTGCTGCGGAGCGGGCAAACGTCAAATAGCTCC
It encodes:
- a CDS encoding tetratricopeptide repeat protein, giving the protein MRGALGVLLVAVCASGAHAATTLSPDSAKPVTREVFKAPMRELPTPYTPNAMRLVPPAGKPGDKPVDTAFGAYQRGQYTTAFREATKRIAADAKDAAAMTLLGELYNQGLGIKQDPVKAAEWYRLAAAQGDVHAMASLGLMSIDGRGGAKDMKAGRQWLEKAADKGDGTAAYNLALILLGTGTEPDQARAATLFHKAAEGEIGAAQHDLGVLYLQGRGVPKDASQAAEWFRRAADNGDLAGEVEFAILLFNGTGLPKDEARAARYFLHAAARGNAIAQNRAARLFVVGRGVQKNMVEAAAWNLAASAQGLSDGWLDDNLKALTPDERTRAEALAAERANVK
- a CDS encoding thiamine phosphate synthase; protein product: MSEPRTRLALLSPYRVEAGDSDALAVAITAACAAGDVAALILRLAPSDERSLVNLVKRLAPAAQATGAAVLVSCGGFAGDLVSVSARGGADGVHVDKPKEGVLRELRERLDDGRILGAGGHEQRHAAMEAGEAGADYVMFGGFYADGVSPDPETVIDRATWWTEIFETPCIAVAHTAEEIAPLLATGAEFLGLESTLWIGEGADVAGIQAQVAAAREANS